The following coding sequences are from one Leptolyngbya sp. NIES-3755 window:
- a CDS encoding hypothetical protein (protein of unknown function DUF820;~similar to AA sequence:cyanobase_aa:Cyan7425_4541), which produces MIQFPEGPVSFDKFLEWYPDRSGVHYELHRGVIIEKPNPSGKHSEIAGFLVLPIGMMIRQLELGYFMPKDCVVKADEGESAYEPDGIVLDIHKVANEPNWENFSAVEHCKTIKLIIEVAETNWHDDYYMKFSAYEALGISEYWIVDYAALGARRFLGNPKQPTLWVCELIDEEYQMNPFRGNDRIISPTFPDLQLTAAQVFQASTIST; this is translated from the coding sequence ATGATCCAATTCCCGGAAGGACCTGTCAGTTTCGATAAATTCCTCGAATGGTATCCAGATCGCTCAGGTGTGCATTACGAATTGCACCGAGGAGTCATTATTGAAAAACCGAATCCCAGTGGGAAGCATTCAGAAATTGCAGGATTTCTCGTACTGCCTATTGGAATGATGATTCGGCAATTAGAGTTAGGCTACTTCATGCCAAAGGACTGTGTTGTAAAAGCGGATGAAGGGGAATCTGCATACGAACCAGATGGAATTGTTCTCGATATTCACAAAGTTGCAAACGAGCCAAACTGGGAGAACTTCTCTGCTGTCGAACATTGCAAAACAATCAAACTCATCATCGAAGTTGCAGAAACAAATTGGCACGATGACTACTACATGAAGTTTTCGGCTTATGAAGCTTTGGGAATTTCAGAATATTGGATTGTAGACTACGCGGCATTAGGAGCACGAAGATTTCTGGGCAATCCGAAGCAACCTACGCTTTGGGTGTGTGAATTAATTGATGAAGAATATCAGATGAATCCATTTCGGGGAAACGATCGCATCATTTCCCCCACATTTCCAGATTTGCAATTAACTGCTGCACAAGTGTTTCAAGCCAGTACTATCTCGACTTAA
- a CDS encoding binding protein of ABC transporter component (similar to AA sequence:cyanobase_aa:LBDG_24040), with protein sequence MKRFLALGLLALCLMFSIVACQGGGDRVVIGSKNFTEQVILGEILAQQIERKTNIKVDRKFNLGGTFVCLTGIRNGELDIYPEYTGTAYGAILKLGAESDPKKTLETVKSRFERDFQLLWTKPFGFNNSFAMVVRGEDARNLKIQTLSQAAQHTPKWTAGFGPEFLNREDGFPGLAKTYNLKFETQPKVMDLGLLYRSLQDKQVDIVAGSTTDGLLSTLDLTVLKDDKRYFPPYEAAAVVRRETFQKHPELKEVLDQLGGMISDKTMQELNYRVDGKKEDVKQVVQDFLKSR encoded by the coding sequence ATGAAAAGATTTCTCGCACTTGGACTTTTAGCACTTTGTTTAATGTTCTCGATCGTCGCATGTCAAGGTGGCGGAGATCGAGTGGTGATTGGCTCGAAGAACTTTACTGAGCAAGTTATTTTAGGCGAAATTTTAGCGCAACAAATTGAGCGCAAAACGAATATAAAGGTCGATCGTAAATTCAATTTAGGCGGAACGTTCGTCTGTTTAACAGGCATTAGAAATGGCGAACTCGACATCTATCCCGAATACACTGGAACCGCCTATGGTGCGATTCTGAAATTAGGGGCAGAAAGCGATCCGAAGAAAACATTGGAAACCGTAAAGAGTCGATTTGAGCGAGATTTCCAACTACTTTGGACAAAACCTTTCGGCTTTAACAATTCATTTGCGATGGTTGTCAGAGGCGAAGATGCAAGAAATCTAAAGATTCAAACTCTGTCCCAAGCAGCACAGCACACCCCAAAATGGACAGCAGGATTTGGTCCAGAATTTCTTAATCGTGAAGATGGATTTCCTGGACTTGCGAAGACTTACAATCTCAAATTTGAGACACAGCCAAAAGTGATGGATTTGGGATTGTTGTATCGATCGCTGCAAGATAAACAAGTCGATATCGTTGCTGGAAGTACGACGGACGGTTTGCTTTCAACCCTCGATTTAACAGTTCTAAAAGACGATAAGCGCTATTTTCCACCGTATGAAGCTGCCGCAGTCGTTCGTCGTGAAACTTTCCAAAAACATCCAGAACTAAAGGAAGTGTTAGATCAACTGGGCGGCATGATTTCTGACAAAACCATGCAGGAATTGAACTATCGAGTTGATGGCAAAAAAGAAGATGTGAAACAAGTTGTACAAGACTTTCTTAAGTCGAGATAG
- a CDS encoding permease protein of ABC transporter (similar to AA sequence:cyanobase_aa:LBDG_24030), producing the protein MEFLTRYGDEILERLGEHLFLVGVATTIAILIGIPLGILITRRPNLGNPILGFANIMQTVPSLALFGFLLPIPIIGGIGARTAIVALILYSLLPIIRNTAVGINSVDPAIREAGRGMGMSDRQLLFQVELPLAMGVILSGVRVATVIGVGLATIASAVGAGGLGEFIFRGVAIVDNQLILAGAVPAAIVALGADWGLGWIERRLTIKR; encoded by the coding sequence ATGGAATTTTTAACCCGATACGGCGATGAGATTTTAGAACGGTTGGGAGAGCATTTATTCTTAGTTGGTGTGGCAACGACGATCGCAATTCTCATCGGCATCCCTTTGGGAATTCTCATCACTCGCCGTCCCAATTTAGGCAACCCGATTCTAGGATTCGCCAACATCATGCAAACGGTTCCGAGTTTGGCGTTGTTTGGATTTTTGCTGCCGATTCCAATCATCGGGGGAATTGGTGCGAGAACTGCGATCGTCGCTCTGATCCTCTATTCTTTACTTCCAATCATTCGGAATACAGCAGTCGGAATTAATAGCGTCGATCCCGCAATTCGAGAAGCGGGACGGGGAATGGGAATGAGCGATCGACAACTTTTATTTCAAGTCGAACTTCCGTTAGCAATGGGCGTAATCCTTTCAGGAGTCAGAGTTGCAACCGTGATCGGAGTTGGACTTGCTACAATTGCATCGGCAGTCGGAGCTGGAGGACTGGGTGAATTTATTTTTCGGGGTGTCGCGATCGTTGATAATCAACTGATTCTTGCTGGAGCAGTTCCAGCCGCGATCGTTGCGTTGGGTGCAGATTGGGGATTAGGTTGGATTGAAAGACGGTTAACCATCAAAAGATGA
- a CDS encoding ABC transporter ATP-binding protein (similar to AA sequence:cyanobase_aa:LBDG_24020), whose translation MNAIEFCQVCYQLNRRPLVANLSFTIFSGETLVLLGRSGCGKTTTLRLINALLVPTEGEVRVKGRSTKDWNAIDLRRQIGYVIQEVGLFPHFTVAQNIAVVPSLQKWERDRIENRVVELLELVGLEPQHFKDSYPHQLSGGQRQRVGVARALAADPPLLLMDEPFGALDPITRAELQREFLQLQRQLGKTIVFVTHDIHEAFKLGTRIGLMQAGQLVELGTPDEFARSTHPEAKEFLKVWNF comes from the coding sequence ATGAATGCGATCGAATTTTGTCAAGTTTGCTACCAATTAAATCGAAGACCATTAGTTGCTAACTTGAGTTTTACTATTTTCTCAGGAGAGACCTTGGTGCTACTCGGTCGCAGTGGATGTGGAAAAACGACGACGCTGAGATTGATTAATGCGCTGCTCGTTCCGACTGAAGGTGAAGTCCGCGTGAAGGGTCGATCAACGAAAGATTGGAATGCGATCGACCTCAGACGACAAATCGGCTATGTGATTCAAGAAGTCGGATTATTTCCCCATTTCACGGTTGCACAGAACATTGCAGTCGTTCCATCGCTTCAGAAGTGGGAGCGCGATCGAATCGAAAATCGTGTCGTTGAACTCTTAGAACTCGTCGGATTAGAGCCGCAACACTTCAAAGACAGCTATCCTCATCAGTTATCAGGTGGACAACGCCAACGAGTCGGAGTCGCGAGAGCATTAGCGGCTGATCCTCCTTTATTGCTAATGGATGAACCGTTTGGAGCCTTAGATCCAATTACTCGTGCAGAACTTCAGCGAGAATTTCTCCAATTACAACGCCAGTTAGGAAAGACGATCGTATTTGTAACGCATGATATCCATGAAGCTTTTAAGCTTGGAACACGGATCGGATTGATGCAGGCAGGACAGTTAGTAGAATTGGGAACGCCTGACGAATTTGCTCGATCGACGCATCCTGAAGCCAAAGAATTTTTGAAAGTATGGAATTTTTAA
- a CDS encoding MASE1 domain family protein (similar to AA sequence:cyanobase_aa:LBDG_24010), protein MWLKQSKLVSSLFAIALIAIVYFVSAKLAFTFVQLDATAQASVLYPPIGIALAGVILLERFSWIGVFIGAVLFGRSLDNVTWLTAIVAGLGSTLEVLVAIGLLKRVGFCRSLRRVRDVLALATIGAVLAPSLNASISTVNGYLSGIVPSVDLVGNWIVIWLGDAVSILVLTPAIVVWGGRSIRIPNSWNGLLRQVKQALFRQRVVEFVVWLGLIVMFSWMILNSPFAYLPASATGTMATLRGAVTPILQYSPFLFIVWAALRLGQRGTVICLLIASFVSIWGVSQNYRYFGESNSETLQNALFQVQIFIGVMATIALVLAAAIAERHRVELLLRRRIEQDQFLAESTLRIRRSLDVKEVLDTTVAEVRAFLNADRVYISVFDEQGFTESVAESVAPQWSPMLGTRSPRPILPDIQEIFAQTPIRVNPDSEKFETNEFLRIYYQMYQIKASIGIPIYQDGRLYGVLNVNQCGAPREWRSFEVELLERLATQVELALQQGRLYEKVQGFAADLESQVEDRTAELQQRMLELQSLNQVKDTLVHAVTHDLRTPVIGMLMVLKRLQSKAEDTISLSRSTLDRIVDSSNRQLELISSLLEDYSHEPQKVVVSPQPISYSEIVDRTLADLEPLLSQNRIELINEIPNDLPMISADPTQFRRVLDNLITNAIKHNPPEITLTLQAEEVGAEVKCTIADNGVGISPDQCNQLFKKPYLRGSQNQHRTGLGLGLFLCDQIIAAHRGQIGVSSRLNQGTQIWFRLPIA, encoded by the coding sequence ATGTGGCTGAAGCAGTCAAAACTTGTCTCGTCATTGTTCGCGATCGCGCTTATTGCGATCGTCTACTTTGTCAGTGCCAAACTTGCTTTCACCTTCGTTCAACTGGATGCGACCGCGCAAGCTTCCGTGTTATATCCGCCGATCGGAATTGCCCTGGCTGGTGTGATCTTGCTGGAGCGGTTTTCTTGGATTGGTGTATTCATTGGTGCGGTGCTGTTTGGTCGATCGCTCGACAATGTGACTTGGCTCACTGCGATCGTAGCGGGATTGGGCAGTACGCTCGAAGTGCTTGTCGCGATTGGGTTGCTGAAGCGCGTTGGATTTTGTCGATCGCTGCGTCGGGTGCGAGATGTGCTGGCATTGGCAACGATCGGGGCGGTGTTAGCACCAAGTCTGAATGCCAGTATTAGTACCGTCAATGGGTATCTGTCTGGGATCGTTCCGAGTGTTGATCTTGTTGGGAATTGGATTGTGATTTGGTTAGGAGATGCGGTTTCGATTTTGGTGTTGACTCCTGCGATCGTCGTGTGGGGAGGTCGATCGATTCGGATTCCGAACTCTTGGAATGGACTGCTTCGGCAGGTGAAACAGGCTCTATTTCGGCAACGGGTCGTTGAGTTTGTGGTTTGGTTGGGATTGATTGTGATGTTTAGCTGGATGATTTTGAATTCCCCATTTGCGTACCTTCCCGCTTCGGCAACGGGTACAATGGCGACGTTACGGGGTGCGGTGACTCCGATTTTGCAGTATTCGCCGTTCTTGTTTATTGTGTGGGCGGCGTTGCGGTTGGGGCAGCGTGGGACTGTGATTTGTCTGTTGATTGCGTCGTTTGTCTCGATTTGGGGCGTGTCGCAGAACTATCGTTATTTTGGTGAGTCGAACAGTGAAACGCTTCAGAATGCACTGTTTCAGGTTCAGATTTTTATTGGAGTGATGGCGACGATCGCGCTGGTGTTGGCGGCTGCGATCGCGGAACGGCATCGGGTGGAATTGTTGCTCAGACGACGAATCGAGCAGGATCAATTTTTGGCGGAAAGTACGCTGCGAATTCGTCGATCGTTGGATGTGAAAGAGGTTTTAGATACGACGGTCGCGGAAGTGCGAGCTTTTCTGAATGCCGATCGTGTTTATATCAGCGTGTTTGATGAGCAAGGTTTTACGGAATCGGTGGCGGAATCGGTGGCTCCTCAGTGGAGTCCGATGCTGGGAACGCGATCGCCACGACCGATTCTTCCAGATATTCAGGAGATTTTTGCTCAAACTCCAATTCGCGTAAATCCAGATTCTGAGAAGTTTGAAACGAATGAATTTCTCAGAATTTACTATCAGATGTATCAAATCAAAGCGAGTATTGGCATTCCAATTTATCAAGATGGGCGCTTGTATGGGGTTCTGAATGTCAATCAGTGCGGTGCGCCGAGAGAATGGCGATCGTTTGAGGTGGAATTGCTCGAACGGTTGGCGACTCAAGTAGAATTAGCGCTGCAACAGGGGCGATTGTATGAAAAGGTGCAAGGATTTGCAGCAGATTTAGAATCTCAAGTGGAAGATCGAACCGCAGAATTACAACAAAGAATGTTAGAACTGCAATCGTTGAATCAAGTGAAAGATACTTTGGTTCATGCGGTTACTCATGATTTGAGAACGCCTGTGATTGGGATGTTGATGGTTTTAAAACGATTGCAATCGAAAGCAGAAGATACGATTTCATTGTCTCGATCGACGCTCGATCGCATTGTTGATAGCAGCAATCGTCAGCTTGAACTCATTAGCTCGTTGCTCGAAGACTACTCACACGAACCTCAGAAAGTTGTAGTCAGTCCTCAACCGATTTCGTATTCGGAAATCGTCGATCGAACATTAGCTGATTTAGAGCCGTTATTGTCTCAGAATCGAATTGAGTTAATCAATGAAATTCCTAATGATTTGCCGATGATTTCTGCTGATCCGACTCAGTTTAGAAGAGTGCTTGATAATTTGATTACGAATGCAATTAAGCACAATCCGCCTGAGATTACATTGACGTTGCAGGCGGAAGAAGTAGGGGCTGAAGTGAAATGTACGATCGCAGATAATGGTGTTGGAATTTCGCCAGATCAGTGCAATCAATTGTTTAAAAAACCTTACCTCCGGGGATCACAAAATCAGCATCGAACGGGGTTAGGACTTGGATTGTTTTTGTGCGATCAAATTATCGCAGCGCATCGGGGACAGATTGGAGTTTCGAGCCGATTAAATCAAGGAACGCAGATTTGGTTTAGATTACCGATCGCTTAG
- a CDS encoding hypothetical protein (conserved hypothetical protein;~similar to AA sequence:cyanobase_aa:LBDG_51190), which yields MRPTSLTDSRPKISTMPRPQTEATAYLNLYKLAIEKKRLQYELDSIEQRRHRIQKRLSFLESQVAEMQQTTHASAPKLVPVSKNSAPDSALNTLFLEY from the coding sequence ATGCGTCCTACCTCTTTGACTGATTCACGCCCCAAGATCAGCACGATGCCCCGTCCCCAAACGGAGGCAACCGCTTATCTCAATCTGTACAAATTAGCGATCGAGAAAAAACGGCTTCAATATGAACTCGATTCGATCGAACAACGTCGGCATCGCATTCAAAAACGTCTGTCTTTTCTCGAAAGTCAAGTTGCAGAAATGCAGCAAACCACTCACGCATCGGCTCCCAAACTGGTTCCGGTTTCAAAGAATTCTGCTCCTGATTCAGCGTTGAATACTCTGTTTTTGGAGTATTAA